A single region of the Marinobacter salinisoli genome encodes:
- a CDS encoding DASH family cryptochrome, translated as MNTLYWFTRDLRLHDNAALLAAAKSDLLLCVFVVDPRWFQPGQRQCLSMGEHRWRFLWQSLMSLERSLRPAGQRLHIACGHPEDVIPDLVHRHRLGRVIRSRLPGTREAQQWRVIKERLPDTLCQQFETLSLFTQSTLPMTLAELPDTFSQFRKLVEKSGERCSELLRIRTHSALPPPPGFPEDNRGECPPIAEPRHPSRFAGGEEAGLAQLQRFSFTTHGIAQYKETRNELDGWDNSSKFSPWLANGSLSVREVVETICDYERQETSNESTYWLWFELLWREYFYWYALKHGAALFRRDGVQRKQRPASFYPQRFKAWCEGNTEYPLVNAAMNQLRETGYMSNRARQLVTSCFVNELELDWRYGAAWFEQQLIDYDVASNYGNWQYLAGVGADPRGLRRFNLDKQAAQYDPHGTFIERWGGHAEQPVGLYSVDAADWPIS; from the coding sequence GTGAACACCCTTTACTGGTTTACCCGGGATCTGCGCCTGCATGACAACGCGGCCCTGCTGGCTGCGGCGAAATCCGATCTGTTGCTCTGCGTGTTCGTGGTGGACCCGCGCTGGTTCCAGCCTGGTCAGCGTCAATGCCTGTCGATGGGCGAACATCGCTGGCGCTTTCTGTGGCAGAGCCTGATGTCGCTGGAGCGCAGCCTGAGGCCCGCGGGCCAGCGACTGCACATTGCCTGTGGCCACCCGGAGGATGTGATTCCGGACCTGGTGCACCGGCACAGGCTTGGCCGGGTCATCCGCTCCCGGCTTCCGGGAACACGGGAGGCCCAGCAGTGGCGGGTGATCAAGGAACGATTGCCCGACACCCTGTGCCAGCAGTTCGAAACCCTCAGCCTGTTTACCCAGTCCACACTGCCCATGACCCTTGCGGAACTGCCGGACACCTTCTCACAGTTCCGGAAATTGGTGGAAAAAAGCGGCGAGCGCTGCTCCGAGTTACTGCGCATTCGCACCCACTCGGCCCTGCCGCCGCCACCCGGCTTCCCGGAGGACAACCGGGGCGAATGCCCGCCCATTGCCGAACCGCGGCATCCGAGCCGGTTTGCCGGCGGCGAGGAGGCCGGCCTGGCCCAGCTGCAGCGCTTTTCCTTCACCACCCATGGCATCGCCCAGTACAAGGAGACCCGCAACGAACTGGATGGCTGGGACAATTCCTCGAAATTCTCGCCCTGGCTGGCCAATGGCTCACTGTCCGTGCGGGAGGTGGTCGAAACCATCTGCGACTATGAACGCCAGGAAACCAGCAACGAATCCACCTATTGGCTGTGGTTCGAGCTGCTCTGGCGGGAATATTTCTACTGGTATGCCCTGAAACACGGCGCGGCCCTGTTCCGGCGCGACGGAGTGCAGCGCAAGCAACGACCGGCCAGCTTCTATCCGCAGCGGTTCAAAGCCTGGTGCGAAGGCAACACCGAATACCCACTGGTGAACGCCGCCATGAATCAGCTGCGGGAAACCGGGTACATGAGCAATCGGGCCAGGCAGCTGGTGACCAGCTGCTTTGTCAATGAACTCGAGCTCGACTGGCGCTACGGCGCCGCCTGGTTCGAACAGCAGCTGATCGACTATGATGTAGCCAGCAATTACGGCAACTGGCAGTATCTTGCCGGCGTTGGCGCGGACCCGCGGGGCCTGAGGCGTTTCAACCTCGACAAACAGGCCGCCCAGTACGACCCCCACGGCACATTCATTGAGCGCTGGGGCGGTCATGCCGAACAACCCGTGGGCTTGTATTCAGTGGACGCAGCGGACTGGCCGATTTCATGA
- a CDS encoding S-(hydroxymethyl)glutathione dehydrogenase/class III alcohol dehydrogenase, with amino-acid sequence MIKSRAAVAFAPNQKLEIVEVDVAPPKRGEVLVRIVATGVCHTDAYTLSGADPEGLFPTILGHEGGGIVEAVGEGVTSVEVGDHVIPLYTAECGQCKFCTSGKTNLCSSVRATQGQGVMPDGTSRFSYQGQTLYHYMGTSTFSEYTVLAEVSVARIPKDAPLDKVCLLGCGVTTGIGAVLNTAKVEAGATVAIFGLGGIGLAAILGATMAKAGRIIAIDINPEKFDIARQLGATDVVNPNDYDKPIQEVIVDMTDGGVDYSFECIGNVKVMRAALECCHKGWGESVIIGVAGAGEEICTRPFQLVTGRVWRGSAFGGVKGRTELPDYVARAQSGDIPLDVFITHNMPLADINKAFDLMHEGKSIRTVIHY; translated from the coding sequence GTGATCAAATCCCGCGCTGCCGTTGCGTTTGCTCCCAATCAGAAACTGGAAATCGTCGAAGTGGATGTTGCGCCGCCCAAGCGGGGCGAGGTTCTGGTTCGCATTGTGGCAACGGGGGTGTGCCACACCGACGCCTATACGCTGTCCGGTGCGGACCCGGAAGGGCTTTTTCCCACCATTCTCGGGCACGAGGGCGGCGGGATTGTGGAGGCGGTCGGCGAGGGCGTGACCAGTGTGGAAGTGGGCGACCATGTGATTCCGCTCTACACCGCCGAGTGCGGCCAGTGCAAGTTCTGCACCTCGGGAAAAACCAACCTGTGCAGCTCGGTTCGAGCTACCCAGGGCCAGGGCGTGATGCCGGATGGCACCTCACGCTTCAGCTACCAGGGCCAGACGCTGTACCACTACATGGGCACGTCCACGTTCTCCGAATACACCGTGCTGGCGGAGGTGTCGGTGGCCAGGATTCCCAAGGATGCCCCGCTGGACAAGGTGTGCCTGCTCGGATGCGGGGTCACCACAGGCATTGGTGCGGTGCTTAACACCGCCAAGGTCGAAGCAGGCGCAACGGTGGCCATTTTCGGACTGGGAGGCATCGGTCTGGCGGCCATCCTGGGTGCCACCATGGCCAAAGCCGGCCGGATTATTGCCATCGACATTAATCCAGAGAAGTTCGACATTGCCCGCCAGCTTGGCGCGACGGACGTGGTTAATCCCAACGATTACGACAAGCCCATTCAGGAAGTCATCGTCGATATGACCGATGGTGGGGTGGATTACTCCTTCGAGTGCATCGGCAATGTGAAGGTGATGCGCGCCGCGCTGGAATGTTGTCACAAGGGCTGGGGCGAGTCGGTCATTATCGGCGTGGCCGGCGCCGGCGAGGAAATCTGTACCCGCCCCTTCCAGCTGGTCACCGGTCGGGTCTGGCGCGGGAGCGCGTTTGGCGGTGTGAAGGGCAGAACCGAGTTGCCGGACTATGTGGCCAGGGCCCAGAGCGGCGATATTCCGCTCGATGTGTTCATCACCCACAACATGCCGTTGGCGGATATCAACAAGGCCTTTGATTTGATGCACGAGGGCAAAAGCATCCGTACGGTGATTCATTACTGA
- a CDS encoding peptidoglycan -binding protein, translating to MIGSKRRARSAINAWPGYVDALSALLMLVIFMLLIYVVSQLFLSQTLTERNTELARLNARLDEISSLLGLERNRAGVLEDQLSASQNRNSQLQDRLDATRNLLMQRTAESEAQAERLASLDETLAGKNELTASQEALILNLSNQIVSLQRQLQKITAALKLQEEETAERESELEDVSQRLNTLLAERVNQLEQYQSEFFGRLRDILAANENIRVVGDRFLLPSELLFASGSAQLGPEGQQELDKLAAVLLDVARSIPDDIDWIMRIDGHTDIIPINTPQFPSNWELSTARAVAVVRYLAEQGVPDRRMVAAGFGQYFPVADGTSPEALQKNRRIEIKLTDR from the coding sequence ATGATCGGTTCCAAGCGCCGCGCCAGAAGCGCGATCAATGCCTGGCCAGGCTATGTCGATGCCCTGTCGGCACTGCTGATGCTGGTGATTTTCATGCTGCTGATCTACGTGGTCAGCCAGCTGTTCCTGTCCCAGACCCTGACCGAGCGCAATACCGAGCTCGCCCGACTGAACGCGCGCCTGGACGAGATTTCGTCCCTGCTCGGACTGGAGCGCAATCGCGCCGGCGTGCTGGAAGACCAGCTCAGTGCCAGCCAGAACAGAAACAGCCAGCTTCAGGACCGGCTGGACGCCACCCGCAACCTGTTGATGCAACGAACCGCCGAGAGCGAGGCGCAGGCCGAAAGACTGGCCAGTCTGGATGAGACCCTGGCCGGCAAAAATGAGCTCACCGCCAGCCAGGAAGCCCTGATCCTGAATCTGTCCAATCAGATCGTGTCGTTGCAGCGGCAGCTGCAGAAGATCACCGCAGCCCTGAAGCTGCAGGAAGAGGAAACCGCAGAACGGGAAAGCGAGCTGGAGGACGTGAGCCAGCGCCTGAACACCTTGCTGGCCGAGCGGGTGAACCAACTGGAACAGTACCAGTCGGAATTCTTCGGCCGCCTGAGGGACATCCTGGCCGCCAACGAAAACATCCGGGTGGTGGGCGACCGCTTCCTGCTGCCCTCGGAACTGCTGTTCGCATCCGGGTCAGCCCAGCTGGGGCCGGAAGGTCAGCAGGAGCTGGATAAGCTGGCCGCGGTGCTGCTGGATGTCGCCCGGTCGATCCCGGACGACATTGACTGGATTATGCGCATTGATGGCCACACCGATATCATCCCCATCAACACACCGCAATTCCCCTCCAACTGGGAACTGTCGACCGCCCGGGCCGTGGCGGTGGTTCGCTATCTGGCCGAGCAGGGAGTGCCCGACCGCCGCATGGTGGCGGCAGGCTTCGGGCAGTATTTCCCGGTCGCCGACGGCACCTCACCGGAAGCCCTGCAGAAAAACCGCCGCATCGAAATCAAGCTGACCGACCGCTGA
- a CDS encoding MotA/TolQ/ExbB proton channel family protein, protein MSNPKHTLFWMTLFLAVVLLVGALIHKPLMTAFMANWVFNLLIVGVLIVGIAMTYRQVLVLFPELRWISQFRTGHSGLSVLQEPRLLKPLARQLGEESKRDRFKLSTLSLRTVLDGIHSRMDEQREITRYFISLLIFLGLLGTFWGLLGTINAVGDVITNLNMGEEDFGKVFAELQAGLQTPLQGMGTAFSSSLLGLGGSLILGFLDIQAGHAQNRFYDGLEEWLTGVTNLVDIVDEESQPS, encoded by the coding sequence ATGAGTAATCCAAAGCATACTCTCTTCTGGATGACGCTGTTTCTGGCGGTGGTTTTGCTGGTCGGGGCACTCATTCACAAGCCCCTGATGACGGCGTTCATGGCCAACTGGGTATTCAACCTGCTGATCGTCGGCGTGCTGATCGTGGGCATTGCCATGACCTACCGGCAGGTACTGGTGCTGTTCCCCGAACTTCGCTGGATTTCCCAGTTTCGCACCGGCCATTCCGGCCTTTCGGTGCTTCAGGAACCCCGGCTGCTGAAACCCCTGGCGCGGCAACTGGGCGAGGAATCCAAGCGTGATCGCTTCAAGCTGTCGACGCTGTCCCTGCGCACGGTGCTGGATGGCATCCACTCCCGCATGGACGAACAACGGGAGATCACCCGGTATTTCATCAGCCTGCTGATTTTTCTGGGCCTGCTGGGCACCTTCTGGGGCCTGCTGGGCACCATCAACGCCGTGGGTGACGTCATCACCAACCTGAACATGGGCGAAGAAGATTTCGGCAAAGTGTTTGCCGAGCTGCAGGCCGGGCTGCAAACACCTCTGCAGGGCATGGGCACGGCCTTCAGTTCCTCGTTGCTGGGTTTGGGCGGCTCGCTGATTCTGGGTTTTCTCGATATCCAGGCCGGTCACGCCCAGAACCGCTTCTACGATGGCCTTGAGGAATGGCTCACCGGTGTTACCAACCTCGTCGACATCGTGGATGAAGAAAGCCAGCCATCATGA
- a CDS encoding acyl-CoA thioesterase — protein sequence MSSEQPFRFRFRVRYGECDAQGVVFNARYADYVDIAVNEYIRTVFGDYQRLLDQDLDVQVVSLTVNWKASARFDDVLEARLRVGRIGNTSFTLHLEFYRYGDDKFIADADITDVLVRSSKMEKTSIPDNIRALLEAGAPGVLISHAGEQIVASGQAP from the coding sequence ATGTCGTCAGAACAACCGTTTCGTTTTCGTTTCAGGGTGCGTTACGGGGAATGCGATGCCCAGGGGGTGGTGTTCAATGCCCGCTACGCCGATTACGTGGACATCGCCGTTAACGAATACATCCGTACCGTGTTTGGTGATTATCAGCGACTGCTGGATCAGGACCTAGACGTCCAGGTGGTCAGCCTGACGGTGAACTGGAAGGCATCGGCGCGCTTTGACGATGTGCTGGAAGCCAGGCTTCGCGTCGGTCGCATCGGCAACACGTCGTTCACCCTGCATCTGGAGTTTTACCGCTACGGCGACGACAAATTTATCGCCGACGCGGACATCACTGATGTGCTGGTGCGCTCGTCGAAGATGGAGAAAACCTCCATCCCCGACAACATCCGTGCCCTGCTTGAGGCCGGAGCCCCGGGCGTGCTTATCAGCCACGCCGGGGAGCAGATTGTTGCCAGTGGTCAGGCGCCCTGA
- a CDS encoding type 1 glutamine amidotransferase domain-containing protein, giving the protein MKILMVLTSHEQMGDTGHKTGFWLEEFTSPYYVFRDAGADITLASPKGGQPPVDPNSEAEDALTDSTRRFEQDAHAKEALASTKKLSDVDMNDYDAIFYPGGHGPLWDLTNDADSVALIKKAYEQDKVIGAVCHAPAVFRDVEVKPGQNIVGGRNVTGFANSEEEAVGLTNVVPFLLEDMLQEKMGNYSRGDDFTPHIVVDGKLITGQNPPSSEGTAKAVVQALQGA; this is encoded by the coding sequence ATGAAGATTCTGATGGTTCTTACGTCCCACGAGCAAATGGGTGATACCGGGCACAAAACCGGTTTCTGGCTCGAAGAATTCACCTCACCGTATTACGTGTTCCGTGATGCCGGCGCGGACATTACCCTCGCGTCCCCCAAAGGCGGCCAGCCCCCGGTGGACCCCAACAGTGAGGCCGAGGACGCCCTGACCGACTCCACCCGCCGCTTCGAACAGGATGCTCACGCCAAGGAAGCCCTGGCCAGCACCAAGAAGCTGAGCGACGTGGACATGAACGACTACGACGCCATTTTCTACCCCGGTGGCCACGGCCCACTCTGGGATCTGACCAACGATGCCGACTCGGTAGCGCTGATCAAGAAAGCCTACGAGCAGGACAAGGTGATTGGTGCAGTGTGCCACGCGCCGGCAGTATTCCGGGACGTGGAAGTAAAACCCGGTCAGAACATCGTCGGTGGCCGTAACGTCACCGGCTTCGCCAACAGTGAAGAAGAGGCCGTAGGACTCACCAATGTGGTGCCTTTCCTGCTCGAAGATATGCTGCAGGAGAAAATGGGCAACTACTCCCGTGGTGATGACTTCACGCCGCACATTGTGGTGGACGGCAAGCTGATTACCGGCCAGAACCCGCCCTCCTCGGAAGGCACGGCCAAGGCTGTGGTTCAGGCGCTTCAGGGCGCCTGA
- a CDS encoding ribonuclease J, which produces MTPDQNDLWFLPLGGTGEIGMNLNLYGHDGQWLMVDCGVTFPKPGRVAADGSVHHRGEPPVQMADPAFIADRRDQLSGLVITHAHEDHVGAVPYLWPLLQCPIYTSRFTAEILRRKLGEFDLLHRVPIIEVDTGDTRQIGPFSVQWLALTHSIPDPNALMIRTPVGRIFHSGDWKLDDQPLVGHGYRKQTFTDLADEGVDAMVCDSTNATVAGHSVSEAALHKGLLDAVNSARGRVVVTCFGSNIARLHTLGMIARETGRYMGLLGRSLINMSSAARAAGVWDSSDRLINPSHLGYLPREEVLVVATGSQGEPRTALRRLAAGTHPDLELEAGDTVIFSARAIPGNEEAIEGLISRLRELGVQVITAEESPVPIHASGHPAQEELQAMYQWVRPKIAIPVHGEAEHMDVHAGIAKGCGVPKALVGRNGDLFMIRPVPGMRRQIAATGRLGWLKQELVRVE; this is translated from the coding sequence ATGACTCCCGATCAGAATGATTTGTGGTTTCTGCCGCTTGGCGGAACCGGCGAAATCGGCATGAATCTCAACCTCTACGGCCATGATGGCCAGTGGCTGATGGTGGATTGCGGCGTGACCTTCCCCAAGCCTGGGCGGGTGGCAGCGGACGGCAGTGTGCATCACCGGGGCGAGCCGCCGGTGCAGATGGCCGATCCCGCGTTCATCGCCGACCGGCGCGATCAGTTGTCCGGGCTGGTCATCACCCACGCGCATGAGGACCACGTCGGCGCGGTGCCCTATCTCTGGCCGCTGCTGCAATGCCCGATTTACACCAGTCGCTTCACCGCGGAAATCCTGCGGCGCAAACTCGGTGAGTTCGACCTGTTGCACCGGGTGCCCATCATTGAAGTGGATACCGGTGACACCCGCCAGATCGGTCCGTTCAGTGTCCAGTGGCTGGCGCTGACCCACTCCATCCCGGACCCCAACGCGCTGATGATCCGAACGCCGGTGGGACGGATCTTCCACAGCGGTGACTGGAAGCTGGATGACCAGCCGCTGGTGGGCCATGGCTATCGCAAACAGACCTTCACGGACCTGGCCGACGAGGGCGTCGACGCCATGGTCTGTGATTCCACCAACGCCACGGTGGCCGGGCACTCGGTCTCCGAGGCCGCCTTGCACAAAGGGTTGCTGGACGCCGTCAACAGCGCCAGGGGGCGGGTGGTGGTGACCTGCTTCGGCAGTAACATTGCCCGGTTGCATACCCTCGGGATGATCGCCCGGGAAACCGGCCGTTACATGGGCTTGCTGGGCCGCTCGCTGATCAACATGAGTTCAGCCGCCCGGGCGGCCGGGGTGTGGGACAGCAGCGACCGTCTGATCAACCCATCCCATCTGGGTTATTTGCCCCGGGAGGAAGTCCTGGTGGTCGCTACCGGCAGCCAGGGCGAGCCCCGGACCGCGTTGCGTCGGCTCGCCGCTGGCACCCATCCGGATCTGGAGTTGGAGGCCGGTGATACGGTGATCTTCAGTGCCCGGGCGATACCCGGTAATGAGGAAGCCATCGAAGGACTGATCAGCCGGCTGCGGGAGCTGGGAGTTCAGGTGATTACCGCCGAGGAGTCGCCGGTACCCATCCATGCCTCTGGCCATCCGGCGCAGGAGGAGTTGCAGGCCATGTACCAGTGGGTTCGGCCGAAGATCGCTATTCCCGTGCATGGCGAGGCTGAACACATGGATGTCCATGCCGGTATTGCCAAGGGTTGCGGTGTGCCCAAAGCACTGGTGGGCCGCAATGGCGACCTGTTCATGATCCGTCCGGTACCGGGTATGCGCCGGCAGATAGCGGCAACGGGGCGTCTGGGCTGGCTGAAACAGGAGCTGGTTCGGGTCGAATAG
- a CDS encoding hotdog fold thioesterase, which yields MAIWTRTPNLEQLAAASKNTAVDYMGIEYLEIGDDFVRGRMPVDERTVQPFGILHGGASVLLAETLGSMAANCCLKDPETVAVGLDINANHLRPISKGWVYGTARPIHIGSATQVWEIRLENEAGKPTCISRLTMAVTRRPKV from the coding sequence ATGGCCATCTGGACACGCACCCCGAATCTGGAACAGCTGGCGGCTGCCAGTAAAAACACCGCCGTTGACTATATGGGTATTGAGTACCTGGAAATTGGTGACGACTTCGTCCGGGGTCGTATGCCGGTGGATGAGCGCACGGTGCAGCCGTTCGGCATTCTTCATGGCGGGGCGTCGGTTTTACTGGCGGAAACCTTGGGCAGCATGGCGGCGAACTGCTGCCTCAAGGACCCGGAAACCGTGGCGGTGGGGCTGGACATCAATGCCAATCACCTGCGCCCGATCAGCAAGGGCTGGGTCTACGGCACCGCGCGGCCCATTCACATTGGCAGCGCGACCCAGGTCTGGGAAATCAGGCTTGAGAACGAAGCAGGCAAGCCCACCTGCATTTCACGGCTGACCATGGCGGTAACCCGCCGGCCCAAGGTTTAA
- a CDS encoding HD-GYP domain-containing protein, translating to MHTAHQETIEKRIHVSELSLGMHVVRLDKPWEETDFLIQGFVIRDESELEALRLQCSYVFIEGRLEAEPAPARRQPQQPASAPRKGLFRGRPAGRSDKSARAQPVRRRVNYMNKIDSATEMKTAVVKFKDAQQTAKSIMSGLRLGRTLDLNNARAVVDSCVDSVLRNENALLLLTKIKNQDEYTAEHCLNVAILCAAFGKHLGLLEEEIRNLSLCGMLHDVGKTRIPNEILNKPGALTPSEFEIMREHTTHGRNILMSTSRSLTMAVDVAFNHHERIDGQGYPRGLQAQQIPFFAKIVGLVDTYDAITSNRIYDKGRASMHALDIIHKHRGTQFDEELAVAFIQLIGVYPPGSIVELMNGEVGIVVENQKQHKLKPKVLLVRESDKTPLPSFRTVDLMLGPKDASGEVYKIAREVPDGTHGVVLKDFVEQGLIFSKPAPIIP from the coding sequence ATGCACACCGCCCATCAGGAAACCATAGAAAAACGCATTCATGTCTCCGAGCTGTCACTCGGCATGCACGTGGTGCGTCTGGACAAGCCGTGGGAAGAAACCGATTTCCTGATCCAGGGCTTTGTGATCCGCGATGAATCCGAGCTTGAAGCCCTGCGGCTGCAGTGCAGCTACGTCTTCATCGAGGGGCGGCTGGAGGCCGAACCAGCGCCCGCCCGCAGGCAGCCCCAGCAGCCAGCATCCGCCCCACGCAAAGGCCTGTTTCGCGGCCGCCCGGCCGGTCGGTCTGACAAATCCGCGCGGGCACAGCCGGTTCGTCGCCGCGTGAACTACATGAACAAGATAGACAGCGCCACCGAGATGAAAACCGCGGTGGTCAAGTTCAAGGATGCCCAGCAGACGGCCAAGTCCATTATGTCCGGCCTGCGACTGGGCCGGACCCTGGACCTGAACAACGCCAGGGCGGTGGTGGACAGCTGTGTCGACAGCGTACTGCGCAATGAAAACGCCTTGCTGTTGCTCACCAAGATCAAGAATCAGGACGAATACACCGCCGAGCACTGCCTCAACGTGGCGATCCTGTGCGCCGCCTTTGGCAAACACCTCGGCCTGCTGGAAGAGGAAATTCGCAACCTGTCGCTGTGTGGCATGCTGCATGACGTGGGCAAGACCCGGATTCCCAATGAAATCCTGAACAAACCCGGGGCCCTGACCCCCAGTGAGTTCGAGATCATGCGCGAGCACACCACCCACGGCCGCAATATTCTGATGAGCACCAGCCGCTCCCTGACGATGGCGGTGGACGTTGCCTTCAACCACCACGAGCGCATCGATGGCCAGGGCTACCCCCGTGGCCTGCAGGCACAGCAGATTCCGTTCTTCGCCAAGATCGTTGGCCTGGTGGACACCTACGACGCCATCACCAGCAACCGGATCTACGACAAGGGCCGGGCATCGATGCACGCCCTGGATATTATCCACAAGCACCGGGGTACCCAGTTCGATGAAGAACTGGCGGTTGCCTTTATTCAGTTAATCGGCGTGTACCCTCCGGGGTCGATTGTCGAACTGATGAATGGCGAAGTGGGCATCGTGGTGGAAAACCAGAAACAGCACAAACTCAAGCCGAAAGTGTTGCTGGTCAGGGAGTCGGATAAAACCCCCTTACCCAGCTTCCGCACCGTGGATCTGATGCTGGGCCCGAAAGACGCCAGTGGGGAGGTCTACAAGATTGCCAGGGAAGTTCCGGATGGGACCCACGGCGTGGTCCTGAAGGATTTCGTCGAACAGGGACTGATCTTTTCCAAACCAGCCCCCATAATCCCTTAA
- a CDS encoding sulfite exporter TauE/SafE family protein produces MDDISLLQIALANLAILAGACLQGVAGYGIGTLSAPLLFLISPLFLPGPLILNAVILTVLMLIRNRAAMQVREVRYTIAGGLAGTVLAWLTLMVLSPKGFELIFGILILAGVALSIGGLKPALTPRNSVYAGAASTYMGTITAVGGPPIALIYQNERGPLVRANMSAFFLVASFLSLSALLLSGYLGIRELTLFALTFPGVLAGFWLSGLLVNRLPFEGLRPLILAIAAIAGVAALVRGLLSL; encoded by the coding sequence ATGGACGACATCAGCCTCCTGCAGATTGCCCTCGCCAACCTGGCCATTCTGGCCGGTGCCTGCCTGCAAGGCGTGGCGGGCTATGGCATCGGCACACTTTCGGCGCCGCTGTTGTTTCTGATCAGCCCGCTGTTTTTGCCCGGCCCACTGATCCTCAATGCCGTTATCCTGACCGTGCTCATGCTGATCCGGAACCGGGCGGCGATGCAGGTGCGCGAAGTGCGCTACACCATTGCCGGTGGACTGGCCGGTACCGTGCTCGCCTGGCTGACGCTGATGGTGTTGTCGCCGAAGGGGTTTGAGCTGATTTTCGGCATTCTGATCCTGGCGGGCGTGGCGCTCAGTATTGGTGGGCTGAAACCGGCACTGACGCCGCGCAACAGCGTTTACGCCGGGGCGGCCTCGACCTATATGGGCACCATTACCGCCGTGGGCGGCCCGCCCATTGCGCTGATCTACCAGAACGAGCGGGGCCCGCTGGTGCGCGCCAATATGTCCGCGTTTTTCCTGGTGGCGAGTTTTCTCAGCCTTAGCGCCCTGCTGTTGTCGGGGTATCTGGGCATTCGGGAACTCACGCTGTTTGCGCTCACTTTTCCGGGCGTACTGGCGGGTTTCTGGCTGTCAGGGCTGCTGGTCAATCGCCTGCCGTTCGAAGGCCTGCGACCGTTGATCCTCGCCATCGCGGCCATTGCCGGGGTGGCAGCCCTGGTTCGTGGGCTACTGTCGCTGTAA
- a CDS encoding YchJ family protein, which translates to MSNPASPGPDPCPCGSGRPYQACCQPAHAGAPAKTPEALMRSRYSAFVLGLPDYLLATWHASTRPASLSLEDSPRWASLQVIDHGQQGNSGQVHFRAIYRTATGWGFLEERSDFVREAGRWFYVSGDTDEGILKPGRNDPCPCGSGKKHKACCLR; encoded by the coding sequence ATGAGCAATCCAGCCAGTCCGGGACCGGACCCTTGCCCCTGCGGTTCTGGCCGTCCCTACCAAGCCTGCTGTCAGCCCGCGCACGCCGGCGCGCCGGCAAAGACCCCGGAAGCACTGATGCGCTCCCGCTACAGCGCCTTTGTGCTCGGGCTGCCGGATTACCTGCTGGCGACCTGGCATGCCAGTACCCGGCCGGCTTCCCTGAGCCTGGAGGATTCGCCCCGGTGGGCCTCCCTGCAGGTGATCGACCATGGTCAGCAGGGTAACTCCGGGCAGGTGCACTTCCGGGCCATTTACCGGACGGCTACCGGCTGGGGGTTTCTGGAGGAACGCTCGGATTTCGTGCGGGAGGCCGGTCGTTGGTTCTACGTGTCTGGTGATACCGACGAGGGCATTCTGAAACCGGGACGGAACGACCCCTGTCCCTGCGGTAGCGGAAAAAAGCACAAGGCCTGTTGCCTGCGCTGA